From one Phocaeicola salanitronis DSM 18170 genomic stretch:
- a CDS encoding AEC family transporter encodes MNAIVTQMVILFIIVIIGYFLSKKKMMDADFDRKLSVLVINVTCPSLILSSVMGDTLPDKGFILPLLIVGFATYIVLIGGAFLLPRLLPVKAADRGIYSFMLAFGNVGFIGYPIVASIFGANAVFYACILNFPSTLLIFVFGTLFVSGGEGKVRFDWRTLYCPAMIASYLSILIVVTGWIPPKVLSTPFVLLGNITVPAALLIVGSSIAQVPIWRMFSNTAIYLMSALRLMLVPLLILYLSRLCRIEETIANINVVLAAMPVASYGTLFCIQYGKGEVIMAEGTFITTLLSVITIPLLTMFL; translated from the coding sequence AGAAAATGATGGACGCGGATTTCGACCGCAAGCTATCTGTTCTGGTGATTAACGTAACGTGCCCCAGCCTGATTCTGTCTTCCGTAATGGGCGACACGCTTCCCGACAAAGGCTTTATCCTGCCCTTGCTCATCGTGGGATTCGCTACCTATATCGTTCTTATCGGCGGAGCTTTCCTGCTTCCACGGCTCCTGCCCGTAAAGGCTGCCGACCGGGGTATCTATAGTTTCATGCTGGCTTTCGGCAATGTAGGCTTTATCGGCTACCCTATCGTAGCTTCTATCTTCGGAGCCAATGCAGTGTTTTATGCCTGCATCCTCAATTTCCCCAGCACCTTGCTGATATTCGTGTTCGGCACCCTCTTCGTTTCGGGAGGAGAAGGCAAGGTACGCTTCGATTGGCGCACACTCTATTGTCCGGCGATGATTGCGTCTTACCTTTCCATCCTGATTGTAGTGACCGGCTGGATACCTCCCAAAGTGCTCAGCACGCCTTTCGTCCTCTTGGGAAACATCACCGTGCCCGCCGCCCTGCTCATCGTAGGCTCTTCCATTGCCCAGGTCCCTATCTGGCGCATGTTCAGCAATACGGCTATCTACCTCATGTCTGCCCTCCGCCTGATGCTGGTTCCCCTCCTGATATTATACCTCTCGCGCCTGTGCCGGATAGAGGAAACCATCGCCAACATCAACGTGGTATTGGCAGCAATGCCCGTAGCTTCCTACGGCACTCTGTTCTGCATCCAGTATGGGAAAGGGGAAGTCATCATGGCGGAAGGAACCTTCATCACCACCTTGCTTTCGGTTATAACCATCCCGCTCCTGACAATGTTCTTATGA
- a CDS encoding DUF5053 domain-containing protein gives MRTIKDILKEMKPLMGTDNPAEREKLDALTAELNNRELTEEEKNFAQAWWNSGMDEIEQDITILRQQINEDTYQLIPMSYIAKHYFGKSASWLYQRINGNKVGGRQYTLNEEQKATFNRALQDIAKRISSFSIA, from the coding sequence ATGAGAACAATAAAAGACATTCTGAAAGAAATGAAGCCCTTAATGGGTACCGACAACCCAGCAGAACGTGAAAAGCTGGACGCATTGACGGCAGAACTCAACAACCGTGAACTAACCGAAGAAGAAAAAAACTTTGCTCAGGCATGGTGGAACAGCGGAATGGATGAAATCGAGCAAGACATCACCATCCTTCGCCAACAAATCAATGAAGATACCTACCAACTCATCCCCATGAGTTACATTGCCAAACATTATTTCGGCAAGTCTGCATCATGGCTTTACCAGCGCATTAACGGAAACAAGGTAGGCGGACGTCAGTACACGCTCAACGAGGAACAGAAAGCAACGTTCAACCGTGCCCTGCAAGACATAGCCAAACGCATCAGCTCGTTTTCCATTGCTTGA